The DNA region TGCTGCCGCTCACCGTCACGCCGGTGAAGCTCAGGTTGAGGCTCTGCCCCGCTGTGCCGCTCAGCGCCAGGCGCGCGTTTTGTCCCGGCACGGTCACGGTCAGCGTCACGCCGCCTCCGCCGACGGTCAGGGTACCGTTCGCGTCGGCCGGCACGTCGTAAAGCTGCAACGTCATACTGCCGGCATCCGCGCCTTGCGGGTCAACCACGACGGTATAGGTGCCCGCCACCGGCAGGGTCACGCTATCGATGAAGCCGCCGCTGGTGCCAACGAAGGTCGGGGCCACCAGCGTTGAACCGTCCGGCTTCAGGAGCGAGACCTTGCTGCTGCAGCACGTTGCCGGGCCACTGGGACCGGCCACGGTGACCGCGCTGAGCGCGAGGCTGACGCGCTGGTTCTGGGCGCCGCTGAAGCCCACCTGGCCGTTCTGGCCGGGGGTCGCCAGGCTGAGCGTGACCGCGGCCCCACCCGGCGTGGCCGTGGTACTGGCGTCTGCCGGCACATCGTAGAGCGTGAGGGTGGCGCTGCCGCTGGCCGTTCCCTGCGGATCGAGGGCGATCGTGTACGTCCCGGCCACGGGCGCCGTCACCACGTCGAGGAAGCCGCCGCTGGTGCCGACGAAGGTCCGCGCCGCCAAGGTCGACCCGTCGGGATTGGCGATCGAGACGAACGTGCTGCAGCAGGCCGAGGTGCCAATGGTGACGTTGGTAACCTGGAGACTCACCCGCTGGCCCGCGGTCGCGCCGAACGTGACCTGCGCGTTCTGGCCCGGCACAGTCGTGGTGACGCTCGCGGCGGCGCCGCCCGGGCTGATGCTCGCCGCGGCGTCGGCGGGCACGTCGAAGAGCGTGAGGGTCGCGCTCCCGGTCGCACTGCTCTGCGGGTCGAGGAAGACGGTGTAGCTACCCGTCACCGGCAGCGTCGCCGTGTCGACAAAGCCACCGCTGGTGCCCACGAACATCGGGGAGACGAGCGTTGAGCCGTCCGGCTTGCGGATCGAGACGAACGTGCTACAGCAGGTCGAGCTGCCAATAGTGACGTTCGTGAGCTGGACGCTCACCCGCTGGCCGGTGTTGCCCGCAAAGCCGAGCTGGGCGTTCTGGCCAGCGGTACTGGTACTGATGGTGACCGCGGCCCCGCCGGGCGTGATGCTGGCGGCGGCATCGGCAGGCACGTCATTGAGCTGCAGCGTCAGGCTGCCCGTGGCTCCGTTCTGCGGCAGGATCGCGATCGTCCCTGTCCCGCTCATAGGGAGCTGCACGGCATCCAGGAAGCCGCCGCCGGTGCCCACCAGCGTGCGGGCCGCTAGGGTCGAGCCGTCCGGATTACTGATCGAGACGTAGGCGCTGCAACAGGACGAGGTGCCGATCGTGACGCCGGAGACCTGCACGCTGAGGCGGTGACTGGCCGTGCCGTCGAAGACCACCAGCCCGATGCCGTTCGCCGTGCCGATCGTCTCCGTCTGCGTGCTCCCCACACTCATGCGGTTGGTCGCAACGACGTTCGCCGCGCTGTAGCCCGCCGGGGGCACGAAGAAGTCGCCCGCCGTGACCGCGCCACCCGGCGTCGTAATGCTGAGCGGGCCGGAGGTCGCGCCGGTGGGGACGGTGACCGTGAGCTGCGTCGCCGTCGCCGCCGTGACCGTGGCCGGCTTGCCGTTGAAGGTGACCTGGTCCTGGCTGGGCGTAGTGCTGAAGTTCGTGCCGGTGATCGTGAGCGTAGTGCCGGGAGCGCCCACCGTCGCCGAGGTGCCGCCGACCGTGGGGGGGACCGGCGGCGCTGCGTCGTAGCTGAACGACGCGTTCGCCTGACTGCTAACGCCATCGACCGTCACGACGACGGGCGCGGCGCCACCAGAGCCGCTCGTCGCCGGGGTGGCGGCGGTGCAGCTCGTGCCATCGCTCGCGCACTGCACCCCGGTTGCCGCTACCCCGCCAATGCTGACCTGCGTGCCGCCGGTGACGGCGTTCAGGTTGCTGCCCGTAATCGTGATCGCCGTGCCGCCGGCCGCCGGCCCGGAGGTCGGCGAGACGCCGGACACGCTGGGCGGGTCGTAGGTGAAGAGGGTCTGGCTGCCGGTTTGGCTGCTCATCCCGCTCACCGCCACGACGACGTTCACCTGGCCGGTGCCAGGCGGGCTGGTGACCGTACAGTTGGTGGCGGTGCAGGAGACATTCGTTGCGGCGGCGCTGCCAAAGGCGACGGTGGCGCCGCTCGCGCTGAAGTTGGTGCCGCTGATCGTGACCGCGGTCCCACCGCCGACCCCGCCGTGGGTGGTCGAGAGCGCGCCCACCGTCGGCGGGTCGTAACTGAACAGCGTCTGGCTGCCGGTCGCGCTCGATGCACCGCCGACAGTGACGACGACGTTGACCTGGCCCGACCCCGGCGGACTGGTCACGGCGCACTGCGTAAGCGTGCAACTCTGCACGGTCGCCGCCGTGCCGCCGAAGCTGACCGTGGTGCCGCTGGCGCTGAAGTTGGTGCCCTGAATGGTGATGGGGTCGCCGCCGGCGGCGCTGCCGTGACCGGGGCTGAGGCTGGTGACCGTCGGCCCGCTGCCACTGCTGCTGCCGCTGAGGTTGATCTGGCTGAGCACGGTGATACCGGATTGCTCCCCCACCGTCAGCACCGACCACATGCCCCCGGGAATCGTGCCCTGGAACCAATCGGCGGGGGTGAAGAAGAAGCAGCCGTAGCCGTTGCCGTCGCCCTCATCGTTGCTCGCGGCATTGAAATAGGTGTCGCCCCACTGATCGACCGGCGTCAGCACACCGGTAGGGCCAAGAAACTCGATGTCGATCACCTCGCCATCGATGCTGGGACCGTCGTAGTGGTTCCAGCAGAAGAGGAGCCGGTCGGTCGGACTGCCGCTGGTCTGCGGCACGAGCGTTTGACTGCTCTGGACAAAGCTCGCGGTGGGCTGCGGCGCGGCCTGGTCGTAGGCGAGCGCCGACGGCCGAGGGGTGGACGGCGTGCGGCCCCTCCCCCTGGGGTTAGGGCGCGGTCCTTTGCCGGCGTGCACCTCAGTCGTGGGTACCGAAGGCGCCCGCGTGGCGGTAGCCGCCCCTGCGGTGGTGCCGCTCCCCTGCGGAGCCATCATCGCGTTCGAGTGCATGCCGCCGGAGAGGATGTAGGGCAGGTCCGCACTCGGGGTGGTGGGATCAGCCGCCCCCGACTGCTTCAGGTAGAGGGCGAAGTCATAGGTGGCGGCGCTATCCGCGTCAGTCTGCCAGAAGACCGTCTGATTGGTGGCGTTGTAGCCATAGTCCTGCAGCACCGCGGGGGCGGCGAAGCCAGGCGCGGTGAAGGTGGTGCGGGCCTGGGGCTGGAGGCAATTGGTCACTTGCTCGGCGACCGTGGCGTAGGTCGCGACGGGCTCCGGTGAGGCCGGGCTGCCGATCACGGATGCTGAGCAGACGTAGTAGGTGTACTGGTCTCGGCCTGAAGGGTCGATGTCGCTCGTCTGGCCGCCGACGGTGACGCGCACGTCCACCTCATGGATGGCGATCCCGGAACTGTCGGCTGGCGCCTGCACCGTGCACTGCGTAGTCGTGCACGGCTGAACGAGCGTCGCCGCCACCGATCCGAACGCCACGCTCGTGTCGCCTTCACCGGGTGCGAACCCTGTGCCGGTGATCACCACGGTGTTCTGACCCCCCGAGAGGCCGCCCGGTGGATCCACACGCGTCACCGTCGGTTTAGCCGCATAGATGTACACCGGCGGCGAGGGGTCCGCGCTCCGAACGCCGTTTGCGCCGCCCACTGTCGCCGTCACCGGGACTGCGCCTGTGCCTGGAGGCGTCGTCGCAGTGCAGAGATCCAGGTTGCCGTCCACCGGGTCTGGTTGGCACTGCGCACCCGTCGCCGGGTTGGCACCGAAC from Dehalococcoidia bacterium includes:
- a CDS encoding IPT/TIG domain-containing protein, which encodes MLTLDRLDIDSSASQNSLMVRIDLPLTENQTLHYYTIEARRRFGYDHGLTDDSEGVVVHEVKIPGITIGIVPYSGFPQKGVGGTITLAVGDGFYDSANGVSITVHAKTDTGYQVIVGFPTVASVTPNSGPEAGNQAVTIHGQGFPSVAGDTSFLFGANPATGAQCQPDPVDGNLDLCTATTPPGTGAVPVTATVGGANGVRSADPSPPVYIYAAKPTVTRVDPPGGLSGGQNTVVITGTGFAPGEGDTSVAFGSVAATLVQPCTTTQCTVQAPADSSGIAIHEVDVRVTVGGQTSDIDPSGRDQYTYYVCSASVIGSPASPEPVATYATVAEQVTNCLQPQARTTFTAPGFAAPAVLQDYGYNATNQTVFWQTDADSAATYDFALYLKQSGAADPTTPSADLPYILSGGMHSNAMMAPQGSGTTAGAATATRAPSVPTTEVHAGKGPRPNPRGRGRTPSTPRPSALAYDQAAPQPTASFVQSSQTLVPQTSGSPTDRLLFCWNHYDGPSIDGEVIDIEFLGPTGVLTPVDQWGDTYFNAASNDEGDGNGYGCFFFTPADWFQGTIPGGMWSVLTVGEQSGITVLSQINLSGSSSGSGPTVTSLSPGHGSAAGGDPITIQGTNFSASGTTVSFGGTAATVQSCTLTQCAVTSPPGSGQVNVVVTVGGASSATGSQTLFSYDPPTVGALSTTHGGVGGGTAVTISGTNFSASGATVAFGSAAATNVSCTATNCTVTSPPGTGQVNVVVAVSGMSSQTGSQTLFTYDPPSVSGVSPTSGPAAGGTAITITGSNLNAVTGGTQVSIGGVAATGVQCASDGTSCTAATPATSGSGGAAPVVVTVDGVSSQANASFSYDAAPPVPPTVGGTSATVGAPGTTLTITGTNFSTTPSQDQVTFNGKPATVTAATATQLTVTVPTGATSGPLSITTPGGAVTAGDFFVPPAGYSAANVVATNRMSVGSTQTETIGTANGIGLVVFDGTASHRLSVQVSGVTIGTSSCCSAYVSISNPDGSTLAARTLVGTGGGFLDAVQLPMSGTGTIAILPQNGATGSLTLQLNDVPADAAASITPGGAAVTISTSTAGQNAQLGFAGNTGQRVSVQLTNVTIGSSTCCSTFVSIRKPDGSTLVSPMFVGTSGGFVDTATLPVTGSYTVFLDPQSSATGSATLTLFDVPADAAASISPGGAAASVTTTVPGQNAQVTFGATAGQRVSLQVTNVTIGTSACCSTFVSIANPDGSTLAARTFVGTSGGFLDVVTAPVAGTYTIALDPQGTASGSATLTLYDVPADASTTATPGGAAVTLSLATPGQNGQVGFSGAQNQRVSLALSAVTVAGPSGPATCCSSKVSLLKPDGSTLVAPTFVGTSGGFIDSVTLPVAGTYTVVVDPQGADAGSMTLQLYDVPADANGTLTVGGGGVTLTVTVPGQNARLALSGTAGQSLNLSFTGVTVSGSSGPASCCSTKVSVLTPDGSKLISPRFVGTSGGSISIGSLPVDGSYTIVIDAQGDDTGSVTVAAS